The following are encoded in a window of Osmia bicornis bicornis chromosome 15, iOsmBic2.1, whole genome shotgun sequence genomic DNA:
- the LOC114881702 gene encoding pre-mRNA-splicing factor 38 isoform X2, with protein sequence MGPLTDPGLERKATSSRNTKRWGCRMVQCAMFIGGVYGGNVKPTPFLCLILKMLQIQPEKDIIVEFIKNEEFKYVRALGALYMRLTGSSLDCYKYLEPLFNDNRKLRRQNKEGKFELIHMDEFIDDLLREERCCDVILPRVQKRHVLEENNELEAKVSALEDDMDEGIESSEDEDVPPVKEDTRKRTEDHDRDRDRHRDRDKRHSRSDKKSDREKQRSRSRDRDRDRDRRERKRSKSPKSYSSSHKDKDRDKDRHRRDDRDRDRDRDRDRRRERDRARH encoded by the exons ATGGGGCCTCTTACGGACCCTGGGCTCGAGAGAAAGGCGACGTCGTCAAGGAACACGAAAAGGTGGGGATGTCGAATGGTACAGTGTGCAAT GTTCATAGGCGGTGTATACGGAGGAAATGTAAAGCCCACACCATTCCTTTGCCTCATATTAAAAATGCTCCAAATACAACCTGAGAAAGACATTATAGTAGAATTTATAAAGAATGAGGAATTTAAATATGTTCGTGCTCTTGGTGCATTATACATGAGATTAACAGGATCATCTCTAGACTGCTATAAATATTTAGAACCATTGTTCAATGACAACAGAAAATTGAGGAGACAAAATAAGGAAGgtaaatttgaattgattcACATGGATGAATTTATAGATGATCTTCTAAGGGAAGAAAGGTGCTGTGATGTTATTTTACCAAGAGTACAGAAGAGACATGTtcttgaagaaaataatgaactAG AGGCCAAAGTGTCGGCGTTAGAAGATGACATGGATGAAGGAATAGAGTCTTCAGAAGATGAAGATGTACCTCCAGTTAAAGAAGATACGCGAAAGAGAACGGAAGATCACGACAGAGATAGAGATCGTCACAGGGATAGGGATAAGAGACACTCGCGTTCTGATAAGAAATCTGATAGAGAAAAACAAAGATCGAGAAGTAGAGACAGGGATAGAGACAGAGATAGACGAGAACGTAAACGGAGTAAATCGCCAAAAAGTTATTCCTCGTCGCATAAAGATAAAGACAGAGATAAGGACCGACATAGAAGAGACGACAGGGATAGAGACAGAGATCGAGATCGAGATCGAAGACGAGAACGCGACAGAGCTAGACACTGA
- the LOC114881699 gene encoding vacuolar fusion protein MON1 homolog A, with protein MATKEPATIEDGIPEPGIEPGASAETMLVTTDSFEEYEQEMSSSIDDRQMKESTTSTISEIQEDVQDIPATPTASSPRELEKTTSLDDSELEDVTHRLGHTNIDSDPLRCKAWLAQRKHIFILSQAGKPIYSRYSSEDKLVTVMGVMQALVSFVQAGSDMIRSVHAGDTNFVFVVKGPLILVAVSKTLESVPQLTLQLTYVYNQIVSVLTQSQLTRVYDQRRNFDLRRLLTGSERLIDHLLNFMDREPAFFLGAIKCLPLLPSMRSSITQTIIQTCGKIKNLVFAILLANNQLVTLVRMNKFFLHPADLHIIQNLVDSSESLKTAESWTPICLPKFDANGYMHGHVSYLAEDCQACLLLLTVDRDVFYILSEAKQKIVEKLRRTNCLEAINESMNKPPITTADIGLPEMRHVLYKCRSTAQFWSPGLQPPYTIDEEIERLLGLYQCLHHRLHAPNRPLKLIFQQLDKETMLAWVTVGFELYVTFEPLVTKLDAIEAVNKLLKWIKKEEERLFILNSPTF; from the exons ATGGCTACGAAAGAGCCTGCTACCATAGAGGATGGTATCCCGGAGCCTGGGATTGAACCAGGTGCTTCGGCAGAAACAATGCTTGTAACAACAGATAGTTTTGAAGAATATGAACAAGAGATGAGCAGTAGTATTGATGATAGGCAAATGAAAGAAAGTACAACAAGCACTATTTCAGAAATTCAAGAAGACGTACAAGACATTCCAGCAACACCTACCGCATCCAGTCCACGAGAACTTGAGAAAACAACTTCTCTTGATGATTCCGAATTA GAGGATGTTACACATCGATTAGGTCATACCAATATAGACTCGGATCCTTTACGTTGCAAAGCTTGGTTGGCCCAAAGGAAacacatatttattttaagcCAAGCAGGAAAACCCATATACTCTAGATATAGTTCAGAAGACAAACTAGTCACAGTTATGGGTGTAATGCAGGCTCTAGTTTCATTTGTCCAAGCAGGCAGTGACATGATCAGATCTGTTCATGCAGGAGATACTAATTTTGTATTTGTTGTTAAAGGTCCATTGATTTTAGTTGCAGTTTCTAAAACACTTGAAAGTGTACCTCAACTTACATTGCAATTAAc ATATGTATATAATCAAATAGTATCAGTGTTAACACAATCACAACTAACTAGAGTATACGATCAACGTAGAAACTTTGACTTAAGAAGATTGTTAACTGGTAGTGAAAGACTGATAGATcacttattaaattttatggATAGAGAACCAGCATTTTTTCTAGGAGCCATCAAATGTTTACCTTTACTTCCTTCAATGAGAAGTTCTATCACACAGACGATTATTCAAACATGTGGTAAAATCAAG aatttaGTATTTGCAATACTTTTAGCTAATAACCAGTTGGTAACATTAGTCAGAatgaacaaattttttttacatccCGCGgatttacatataatacaaaatttggTGGACAGTTCAGAATCCCTTAAAACTGCTGAAAGCTGGACACCAATATGTTTACCAAAGTTTGATGCCAATGGTTATATGCATGGACATGTATCATATTTGGCTGAAGATTGCCAAGCATGCTTATTGCTCCTTACAGTTGACAGAgatgtattttatattctatctGAAGCAAAACAA AAAATTGTTGAGAAATTAAGACGAACAAATTGTTTAGAAGCAATTAACGAATCCATGAATAAACCACCAATTACAACAGCTGACATCGGACTGCCAGAAATGCGGCACGTTTTGTACAAGTGTAGAAGTACAGCGCAATTTTGGAGTCCTGGCCTCCAACCCCCATATACAATAGATGAAGAAATCGAACG ATTATTGGGTCTTTATCAATGTTTACATCACCGGCTACATGCTCCCAATAGACCACTAAAACTTATATTCCAACAGTTAGATAAAGAGACCATGTTGGCATGG GTAACAGTAGGTTTCGAACTGTATGTTACATTTGAACCACTTGTAACAAAACTTGATGCCATCGAAGcggtaaataaattattgaaatggataaaaaaagaagaggagagattatttattttaaattcaccTACGTTTTAA
- the LOC114872978 gene encoding serine/threonine-protein phosphatase 4 regulatory subunit 3 isoform X2 — protein sequence MTDTRRRVKLYALNADRQWDDRGTGHVSSSYVDRLKGISLLVRAESDGSVLLESRIQPDTAYQKQQDTLIVWSEGDNFDLALSFQEKAGCDEIWEKICQVQGKDPSVEITQDIVEESEDERFDDMSDAAPPIELPPCELSRLEDINELIGNCLSSQMRKDKLALALESEGYIKKLLNLFHTCEDLKDSKGLHQLYNIFKNIFLLNKNTLFEVMFSDDTIFDVVGCLEYEPTLREPKRHREYLRQLARFKQAIPITNTELLAKIHQTYRVQYIQDVVLPTPSVFEDNMLNTLSSFIFFNKVEIVTLIQDDEKFLTELFRQLTDEATSDSKRRDLVLFLKEFCNFSQNLQPQGKEAFYKTLTALGILPALEITLAMNDAQTKTASIDILTYIVEYSPSVVRDYTLQQINNTEQDQMLINVIVAQLVGDSDPELGGAVQLAGVLRLLLDPENMLASVNKSEKTDFLNYFYKNSIGTLIAPLLANTIGERPAREDYRTVQLLGLILELLSFCVEHHTYHIKNCILNKDLLKRILVLMKSTHTFLVLCALRFMRKIVALKDEFYNRYIIKGNLFAPVFDAFVRNNGRYNLLDSAILEMFEFIKLEDIKSLCSHVVENFSKELETIDYVQTFKALKLRYEQHQDKLKDRDRAALDSVPSILRNSRYRRDQRQLDEEEEMWFNEEEDFDEDSKSHHQQQQQQQSVLNNNTANNNITSQQSQINNSTTTTNESPISSEINPNSPIGTVEKTGTALFKKGLVDYEGDSDEEDEDTEVTPSPKRQRLS from the exons atgACGGATACGCGCAGAAGAGTTAAGTTGTATGCGCTCAATGCTGATAGACAATGGGATGATCGTGGTACAGGCCATGTTTCTTCTTCGTATGTAGATAGATTAAAAGGAATTTCACTTTTGGTCAGAGCAGAGAGCGATGGTTCGGTTTTATTGGAAAGCAGAATACAACCTGACACTGCATATCAGAAGCAACAG GATACATTAATAGTTTGGTCGGAAGGAGATAATTTTGATTTAGCCTTAAGTTTCCAAGAAAAGGCTGGCTGTGATGAAATCTGGGAGAAGATATGTCAAGTTCAAGGAAAAGATCCATCTGTTGAAATAACTCAAGATATCGTTGAAGAATCAGAAGATGAGCGATTTGATGATATGTCAGATGCTGCACCACCCATAGAATTGCCTCCATGTGAATTAAGTCGATTGGAAGATATCAATGAACTTATAGGGAATTGCTTATCTTCTCAAATGAGGAAAGATAAACTAGCATTGGCTTTAGAATCAGAAGGTTATATCAAGAAACTATTGAATCTATTTCATACATGCGAAGATTTAAAAGACAGTAAAGGATTACATCaactttacaatatatttaaaaatattttcctacTTAATAAGAACACATTATTTGAAGTTATGTTTAGCGATGATACGATTTTTGATGTTGTTGGATGTTTGGAATACGAGCCAACGTTACGTGAGCCAAAGAGGCATAGAGAATATCTTCGACAGTTAGCCAGATTTAAGCAAGCAATTCCTATTACAAATACTGAATTACTAGCTAAAATTCACCAAACGTATCGGGTTCAATACATTCAGGATGTAGTTTTACCGACTCCAAGCGTATTTGAAGATAACATGTTGAATACATTGAGTagctttatattttttaacaaggTTGAAATAGTAACCCTAATACAGGACGATGAGAAATTTCTCACTGAATTATTCCGCCAGTTAACAGATGAAGCAACATCAGACAGTAAAAGACGCGATCTAGTTCTTTTCTTGAAGgagttttgtaatttttctcaGAATCTTCAACCGCAAGGAAAGGAGGCcttttataaaactttaacAGCACTTGGTATTTTACCTGCTTTAGAAATTACTTTGGCAATGAACGATGCCCAAACAAAAACAGCTAGTATAGATATATTAACGTATATAGTGGAATATTCTCCGAGTGTTGTTCGAGATTATACATtgcaacaaataaataatacagaaCAGGACCAAATGTTGATAAATGTAATAGTTGCTCAACTCGTTGGCGATAGTGACCCTGAGTTGGGTGGAGCAGTACAACTGGCCGGTGTATTACGCCTGCTTCTTGATCCAGAAAACATGTTGGCTTCCGTTAACAAATCAGAAAAGACTGATTTCTTAAACTACTTCTACAAGAATAGTATTGGAACACTGATAGCACCTCTTTTAGCAAACACAATTGGAGAACGACCAGCAAGGGAAGATTACAGAACAGTACAGCTTTTAGGATTGATTCTAGAGTTATTGTCGTTTTGTGTAGAGCATCATACGTACCACATTAAAAATTGCATATTGAATAAAGATCTGCTCAAACGGATACTGGTTTTAATGAAATCGACACACACGTTTTTAGTATTGTGTGCTTTAAGGTTTATGAGAAAAATTGTAGCATTGAAAGATGAGTTTTACAATAGGTACATCATTAAAGGAAATTTATTTGCGCCCGTATTTGATGCATTTGTAAGAAACAATGGTAGATATAATCTATTGGATTCTGCTATTCTTGAGatgtttgaatttattaaactG gaGGACATTAAATCGCTATGTTCGCAtgttgttgaaaatttttcaaaggaaCTAGAAACAATCGATTATGTACAAACATTTAAAGCTTTGAAATTAAGGTACGAACAACATCAAGACAAGCTGAAAGATCGAGACAGGGCAGCTCTTGACAG tgtTCCATCCATACTGAGAAATAGTCGATACAGAAGGGACCAGAGACAATTagacgaagaagaggaaatgTGGTTCAATGAAGAGGAAGACTTTGATGAGG ATTCTAAAAGTCACCatcagcagcagcagcagcagcagtcCGTGTTGAACAATAACACTGCTAACAATAACATTACCTCGCAGCAATCACAAATTAACAATAgtacaacaacaacaaacgaATCTCCAATTAGTTCGGAAATAAATCCAAATTCGCCTATCGGGACGGTAGAAAAAACTGGGACTGCATTATTTAAAAAG GGGTTAGTCGATTACGAGGGGGATTCAGATGAAGAAGACGAGGATACGGAGGTGACACCCTCTCCAAAACGGCAAAGATTGTCATAG
- the LOC114872978 gene encoding serine/threonine-protein phosphatase 4 regulatory subunit 3 isoform X1, with protein sequence MTDTRRRVKLYALNADRQWDDRGTGHVSSSYVDRLKGISLLVRAESDGSVLLESRIQPDTAYQKQQDTLIVWSEGDNFDLALSFQEKAGCDEIWEKICQVQGKDPSVEITQDIVEESEDERFDDMSDAAPPIELPPCELSRLEDINELIGNCLSSQMRKDKLALALESEGYIKKLLNLFHTCEDLKDSKGLHQLYNIFKNIFLLNKNTLFEVMFSDDTIFDVVGCLEYEPTLREPKRHREYLRQLARFKQAIPITNTELLAKIHQTYRVQYIQDVVLPTPSVFEDNMLNTLSSFIFFNKVEIVTLIQDDEKFLTELFRQLTDEATSDSKRRDLVLFLKEFCNFSQNLQPQGKEAFYKTLTALGILPALEITLAMNDAQTKTASIDILTYIVEYSPSVVRDYTLQQINNTEQDQMLINVIVAQLVGDSDPELGGAVQLAGVLRLLLDPENMLASVNKSEKTDFLNYFYKNSIGTLIAPLLANTIGERPAREDYRTVQLLGLILELLSFCVEHHTYHIKNCILNKDLLKRILVLMKSTHTFLVLCALRFMRKIVALKDEFYNRYIIKGNLFAPVFDAFVRNNGRYNLLDSAILEMFEFIKLEDIKSLCSHVVENFSKELETIDYVQTFKALKLRYEQHQDKLKDRDRAALDSVPSILRNSRYRRDQRQLDEEEEMWFNEEEDFDEGEAVVPAAAADLVPPASAKKQSSTSNSALNPALADSKSHHQQQQQQQSVLNNNTANNNITSQQSQINNSTTTTNESPISSEINPNSPIGTVEKTGTALFKKGLVDYEGDSDEEDEDTEVTPSPKRQRLS encoded by the exons atgACGGATACGCGCAGAAGAGTTAAGTTGTATGCGCTCAATGCTGATAGACAATGGGATGATCGTGGTACAGGCCATGTTTCTTCTTCGTATGTAGATAGATTAAAAGGAATTTCACTTTTGGTCAGAGCAGAGAGCGATGGTTCGGTTTTATTGGAAAGCAGAATACAACCTGACACTGCATATCAGAAGCAACAG GATACATTAATAGTTTGGTCGGAAGGAGATAATTTTGATTTAGCCTTAAGTTTCCAAGAAAAGGCTGGCTGTGATGAAATCTGGGAGAAGATATGTCAAGTTCAAGGAAAAGATCCATCTGTTGAAATAACTCAAGATATCGTTGAAGAATCAGAAGATGAGCGATTTGATGATATGTCAGATGCTGCACCACCCATAGAATTGCCTCCATGTGAATTAAGTCGATTGGAAGATATCAATGAACTTATAGGGAATTGCTTATCTTCTCAAATGAGGAAAGATAAACTAGCATTGGCTTTAGAATCAGAAGGTTATATCAAGAAACTATTGAATCTATTTCATACATGCGAAGATTTAAAAGACAGTAAAGGATTACATCaactttacaatatatttaaaaatattttcctacTTAATAAGAACACATTATTTGAAGTTATGTTTAGCGATGATACGATTTTTGATGTTGTTGGATGTTTGGAATACGAGCCAACGTTACGTGAGCCAAAGAGGCATAGAGAATATCTTCGACAGTTAGCCAGATTTAAGCAAGCAATTCCTATTACAAATACTGAATTACTAGCTAAAATTCACCAAACGTATCGGGTTCAATACATTCAGGATGTAGTTTTACCGACTCCAAGCGTATTTGAAGATAACATGTTGAATACATTGAGTagctttatattttttaacaaggTTGAAATAGTAACCCTAATACAGGACGATGAGAAATTTCTCACTGAATTATTCCGCCAGTTAACAGATGAAGCAACATCAGACAGTAAAAGACGCGATCTAGTTCTTTTCTTGAAGgagttttgtaatttttctcaGAATCTTCAACCGCAAGGAAAGGAGGCcttttataaaactttaacAGCACTTGGTATTTTACCTGCTTTAGAAATTACTTTGGCAATGAACGATGCCCAAACAAAAACAGCTAGTATAGATATATTAACGTATATAGTGGAATATTCTCCGAGTGTTGTTCGAGATTATACATtgcaacaaataaataatacagaaCAGGACCAAATGTTGATAAATGTAATAGTTGCTCAACTCGTTGGCGATAGTGACCCTGAGTTGGGTGGAGCAGTACAACTGGCCGGTGTATTACGCCTGCTTCTTGATCCAGAAAACATGTTGGCTTCCGTTAACAAATCAGAAAAGACTGATTTCTTAAACTACTTCTACAAGAATAGTATTGGAACACTGATAGCACCTCTTTTAGCAAACACAATTGGAGAACGACCAGCAAGGGAAGATTACAGAACAGTACAGCTTTTAGGATTGATTCTAGAGTTATTGTCGTTTTGTGTAGAGCATCATACGTACCACATTAAAAATTGCATATTGAATAAAGATCTGCTCAAACGGATACTGGTTTTAATGAAATCGACACACACGTTTTTAGTATTGTGTGCTTTAAGGTTTATGAGAAAAATTGTAGCATTGAAAGATGAGTTTTACAATAGGTACATCATTAAAGGAAATTTATTTGCGCCCGTATTTGATGCATTTGTAAGAAACAATGGTAGATATAATCTATTGGATTCTGCTATTCTTGAGatgtttgaatttattaaactG gaGGACATTAAATCGCTATGTTCGCAtgttgttgaaaatttttcaaaggaaCTAGAAACAATCGATTATGTACAAACATTTAAAGCTTTGAAATTAAGGTACGAACAACATCAAGACAAGCTGAAAGATCGAGACAGGGCAGCTCTTGACAG tgtTCCATCCATACTGAGAAATAGTCGATACAGAAGGGACCAGAGACAATTagacgaagaagaggaaatgTGGTTCAATGAAGAGGAAGACTTTGATGAGGGTGAGGCGGTCGTACCCGCAGCAGCAGCAGATCTTGTGCCTCCGGCTTCTGCTAAGAAACAGTCGTCAACTTCAAATTCTGCACTTAATCCTGCTCTTGCAGATTCTAAAAGTCACCatcagcagcagcagcagcagcagtcCGTGTTGAACAATAACACTGCTAACAATAACATTACCTCGCAGCAATCACAAATTAACAATAgtacaacaacaacaaacgaATCTCCAATTAGTTCGGAAATAAATCCAAATTCGCCTATCGGGACGGTAGAAAAAACTGGGACTGCATTATTTAAAAAG GGGTTAGTCGATTACGAGGGGGATTCAGATGAAGAAGACGAGGATACGGAGGTGACACCCTCTCCAAAACGGCAAAGATTGTCATAG
- the LOC114872982 gene encoding cilia- and flagella-associated protein 36, with protein sequence MNDRDDSAWVFDSLIGFLQGPIWSTPLITFVEEKSLIFEADVEDNDEYRKTYQEYKNLVDLLLGCFMEDMGITPEQFEYACTVNKYTKMPVQFQQNLFEQIWAANEYEIFKRMMIQKNLELQLQALNMIEQKYGLTPASLVYERDGSSDDPLVMEEIIQKHVLENDSEEEHDITSEASLIKEHERLAAKYNNERALLEEALKASQAESTPELETYQKEKEKEEEELQGEEEEKSDEKVTSPDSSPIEESKSEEQNVSEEDIKKRQAYLKARRDKLVALKKEARSQRLEMNSTRPSSARTVAQATIKGEQELKLPEPLEPSILQVRKALAARLQAEVVRKQTN encoded by the exons ATGAACGACAGAGACGATAGCGCATGGGTATTCGATTCCCTCATAGGATTTCTTCAAGGTCCTATTTGGTCAACGCCTTTGATCACTTTCGTTGAAGAGAAATCATTAA TATTCGAGGCGGACGTCGAAGACAACGATGAGTACCGAAAGACGTATCAAGAGTACAAAAATCTAGTGGATTTATTGCTTGGTTGTTTCATGGAAGACATGGGCATCACTCCGGAGCAATTCGAGTACGCTTGTACCGTGAACAAGTACACGAAAATGCCGGTGCAGTTCCAACAG AATTTGTTCGAGCAGATATGGGCAGCGAACGAGTACGAGATCTTCAAGAGGATGATGATACAGAAAAATTTGGAACTGCAGTTGCAAGCTCTGAATATGATTGAACAAAAGTATGGCCTCACACCTGCGTCCTTGGTATATGAAAGAGATGGATCAAGCGATGATCCTTTGGTAATGGAAGAGATCATTCA GAAACATGTATTAGAGAATGATTCAGAAGAAGAACATGACATAACATCAGAAGCATCCCTTATCAAGGAACACGAACGTCTGGCTgctaaatataataatgaaagaGCACTATTAGAAGAAGCTTTGAAAGCTTCACAAGCAGAAAGTACTCCTGAATTGGAGACatatcaaaaagaaaaagaaaaagaagaagaagaattacaaggcgaggaagaagaaaagtcAGATGAAAAAGTTACTTCTCCAGATTCGTCACCCATAgaggaatcaaaatcagaggagcaaaat GTATCAGAAGAGGATATTAAGAAGAGACAAGCATATCTCAAAGCCAGACGGGACAAATTAGTGGCACTGAAAAAAGAGGCGAGAAGCCAGCGATTAGAAATGAATTCGACCCGACCAAGTTCCGCGAGAACAGTGGCACAAGCGACGATAAAAGGGGAGCAAGAACTAAAATTACCGGAACCCCTGGAGCCGTCCATACTGCAAGTGCGCAAAGCACTCGCGGCTCGTCTTCAAGCCGAAGTCGTGCGTAAGCAAACAAACTAA
- the LOC114881702 gene encoding pre-mRNA-splicing factor 38 isoform X1, with protein sequence MANRTVKDAKSIRGTNPQYLVEKIIRSRVYDSKYWKEECFALTAELLVDKAMELRFIGGVYGGNVKPTPFLCLILKMLQIQPEKDIIVEFIKNEEFKYVRALGALYMRLTGSSLDCYKYLEPLFNDNRKLRRQNKEGKFELIHMDEFIDDLLREERCCDVILPRVQKRHVLEENNELEAKVSALEDDMDEGIESSEDEDVPPVKEDTRKRTEDHDRDRDRHRDRDKRHSRSDKKSDREKQRSRSRDRDRDRDRRERKRSKSPKSYSSSHKDKDRDKDRHRRDDRDRDRDRDRDRRRERDRARH encoded by the exons ATGGCAAATCGCACAGTAAAAGATGCGAAATCTATTCGAGGTACAAATCCTCAATACCTAGTAGAGAAAATAATTAGATCCCGAGTATATGATTCTAAGTATTGGAAGGAAGAATGTTTTGCCTTGACTGCAGAACTTTTAGTCGACAAAGCTATGGAATTAAG GTTCATAGGCGGTGTATACGGAGGAAATGTAAAGCCCACACCATTCCTTTGCCTCATATTAAAAATGCTCCAAATACAACCTGAGAAAGACATTATAGTAGAATTTATAAAGAATGAGGAATTTAAATATGTTCGTGCTCTTGGTGCATTATACATGAGATTAACAGGATCATCTCTAGACTGCTATAAATATTTAGAACCATTGTTCAATGACAACAGAAAATTGAGGAGACAAAATAAGGAAGgtaaatttgaattgattcACATGGATGAATTTATAGATGATCTTCTAAGGGAAGAAAGGTGCTGTGATGTTATTTTACCAAGAGTACAGAAGAGACATGTtcttgaagaaaataatgaactAG AGGCCAAAGTGTCGGCGTTAGAAGATGACATGGATGAAGGAATAGAGTCTTCAGAAGATGAAGATGTACCTCCAGTTAAAGAAGATACGCGAAAGAGAACGGAAGATCACGACAGAGATAGAGATCGTCACAGGGATAGGGATAAGAGACACTCGCGTTCTGATAAGAAATCTGATAGAGAAAAACAAAGATCGAGAAGTAGAGACAGGGATAGAGACAGAGATAGACGAGAACGTAAACGGAGTAAATCGCCAAAAAGTTATTCCTCGTCGCATAAAGATAAAGACAGAGATAAGGACCGACATAGAAGAGACGACAGGGATAGAGACAGAGATCGAGATCGAGATCGAAGACGAGAACGCGACAGAGCTAGACACTGA
- the LOC114872983 gene encoding LHFPL tetraspan subfamily member 5 protein yields MGSKIEYVESSHMYATNYIRNSKAIGVLWGIFTICYAIIGVVAFVTPEWLGDLEHENPGRFGLWTRCSYGGNGELGEECIGRLDDLSTIANVPFRISTILVGIAVIIALLTIFAMLLFFFCQSTTVFYLCAWMQVVSAISMAIGVCIYPLGWDSPLIRAVCGAAASRYNPGACAVRWAIPLAAIAALDAVTLAALAFILASRHVRLQPEPFNNGSLYKGEVNPGYVNEAQSVAGSRKSLSLRPVLLVAPPEQDRYSELSRAKSHSHHSLYTPAPSHPAHTMSTNTLNHSQHNFQL; encoded by the exons ATGGGATCGAAGATAGAGTACGTGGAATCATCTCATATGTACGCGACGAATTATATTCGAAATTCGAAGGCGATCGGCGTTCTATGGGGTATTTTTACCATATGCTATGCCATTATCGGGGTCGTGGCCTTTGTCACCCCAGAATGGTTGGGCGATTTGGAGCACGAGAACCCTGGAAGATTTGGACTCTGGACCAGATGCAGCTACGGTGGAAATG GTGAATTGGGCGAAGAATGTATCGGCAGACTGGACGATTTATCGACGATCGCTAACGTTCCTTTCAGAATAAGCACCATTCTAGTCGGCATCGCTGTGATAATCGCTCTATTGACGATCTTCGCGATGCTCCTGTTCTTCTTCTGTCAGAGTACAACCGTGTTCTACCTTTGTGCCTGGATGCAAGTGGTATCAG CTATATCAATGGCCATTGGAGTTTGCATTTACCCACTGGGATGGGATTCACCGTTAATTCGGGCCGTTTGTGGCGCAGCTGCCTCCAG ATACAATCCAGGAGCGTGCGCCGTTAGATGGGCGATACCGTTAGCAGCGATTGCCGCTTTGGACGCTGTCACCTTGGCTGCTCTTGCTTTCATTTTGGCGTCCAGGCACGTCAGACTCCAGCCAGAACCTTTTAACAATGGTTCCTTATACAAAG GCGAAGTGAATCCAGGATACGTGAACGAAGCTCAAAGCGTAGCTGGTTCACGGAAGTCCCTGTCCCTGAGACCGGTCCTCTTGGTCGCTCCACCGGAACAGGATCGCTATAGCGAGCTCTCCAGAGCGAAGTCTCATTCCCATCACAGCTTGTACACTCCAGCTCCGTCGCATCCAGCTCATACGATGTCGACGAACACCTTGAATCATTCTCAACACAATTTCCAATTGTAG